The Arachis ipaensis cultivar K30076 chromosome B07, Araip1.1, whole genome shotgun sequence genome includes a window with the following:
- the LOC107609839 gene encoding uncharacterized protein LOC107609839 — MDEAEFQRLLQLFPVVRSRDYCAEQTLSRRLSGQASGCAKDEHREWQDAWDERDINFENRGNNPHSFWSKLKSEAAKKVGPEEAERFCKAFQQVHEKLVYEELNSDAGRSFINSS, encoded by the exons ATGGACGAAGCTGAATTTCAACGCCTTCTCCAACTCTTCCCCGTTGTTCGTTCTCGCGATTACTGT GCCGAACAAACATTATCTAGGCGGCTGTCCGGACAAGCTTCTGGATGTGCAAAGGATGAG CATAGGGAATGGCAAGATGCATGGGATGAAAGGGATATAAATTTTGAGAACCGAGGAAATAACCCAC ATTCATTTTGGAGCAAGCTGAAGTCAGAGGCTGCCAAGAAG GTTGGTCCAGAAGAGGCCGAGAGATTTTGCAAGGCTTTCCAGCAAGTTCACGAGAAACTG GTCTATGAAGAGTTGAATTCAGATGCTGGCAGAAGCTTCATAAACTCTTCGTAG